The Clostridiisalibacter paucivorans DSM 22131 genome has a segment encoding these proteins:
- a CDS encoding terminase large subunit domain-containing protein translates to MTNADKLKKVLSNSKLWIVNFLRIANKEGKVVPFKLNELQDEFLGGMDKYNIILKSRQLGFSVLMTAYSLWIATTQANSTCLLMSYSIDSATGIFEKLKQMYWTIPKVLRPTLVNNNKKELKFTNGSRIIVCTCGNKDVARGLTIKFAHLSEVGFMKDTINKQLLAIEQALVPQGKIVLESTANGLNYFSELWNKASNGENMYIPYFANWYENKTMFKQDYINAVKMWKARHNGKILTKAELDAEELDLLDKGATMEQLMWRRLKIANSSLEQFKQEFPATPVEAFISTGNNVFNSKKIIERIRYIPKHLNRNQLKDLSNTLKQYYNSSFFIWEKPKKDNKYYIGVDSGEGLKQDYSVCEVFNSDGVQCAEFRSNKIPPHKFAEVVYNIGKYYNNGYLVVEKASAGHTVVSKLRYDYKYKNMHKYKSYDARGRAKKKIGFSTDSKSRPLMINGFREKFEEGQVLINSKYLLKEMNVFVSIDGKNQAQKNFHDDTVMATAMALIGMDAGIYYKS, encoded by the coding sequence ATGACTAATGCAGATAAATTAAAAAAAGTATTAAGCAATTCCAAACTTTGGATAGTGAATTTTTTAAGGATAGCCAATAAAGAAGGTAAGGTTGTACCCTTCAAGTTGAATGAGTTGCAAGATGAATTTTTAGGTGGTATGGATAAATATAATATTATACTTAAAAGTAGGCAGTTGGGATTTTCTGTTTTAATGACTGCCTATTCTTTATGGATAGCAACAACACAAGCCAATTCAACGTGTTTACTTATGTCTTATTCGATAGATAGTGCGACTGGTATATTCGAGAAGTTAAAACAGATGTATTGGACAATTCCAAAGGTTTTAAGACCTACACTTGTAAATAACAATAAAAAGGAATTAAAGTTTACAAATGGAAGTAGAATAATAGTTTGTACTTGTGGTAATAAAGATGTTGCAAGGGGTTTAACAATTAAATTTGCCCATCTGTCCGAAGTTGGATTTATGAAGGATACAATTAATAAACAGTTGTTGGCTATAGAACAGGCATTAGTTCCACAGGGTAAAATAGTATTAGAGTCAACTGCCAATGGACTAAATTATTTTAGTGAGTTATGGAATAAAGCAAGTAATGGCGAGAATATGTATATACCTTATTTTGCTAACTGGTATGAAAATAAAACTATGTTTAAACAGGATTATATTAATGCAGTTAAAATGTGGAAAGCAAGACATAACGGTAAGATACTAACTAAAGCAGAACTGGATGCAGAGGAATTAGACCTACTTGATAAAGGGGCTACAATGGAACAGTTAATGTGGAGAAGATTAAAAATAGCAAATAGTAGTTTAGAACAGTTTAAACAAGAGTTTCCTGCAACGCCAGTTGAAGCATTTATTAGTACAGGAAACAATGTATTTAATTCTAAAAAGATAATAGAAAGAATAAGGTATATACCTAAACATCTTAATAGAAACCAATTAAAGGACTTGTCTAATACTTTAAAACAGTATTACAATAGTTCTTTTTTTATATGGGAAAAACCTAAGAAGGATAATAAATATTATATCGGTGTTGACAGTGGCGAAGGGTTAAAACAGGATTATTCTGTTTGTGAAGTGTTCAATTCAGATGGCGTACAATGTGCAGAGTTTAGGTCGAATAAGATACCACCACATAAGTTTGCAGAAGTGGTATATAACATAGGCAAATACTATAACAATGGTTATTTAGTAGTCGAAAAAGCAAGTGCAGGACATACAGTAGTATCGAAACTTAGATACGATTACAAGTATAAGAATATGCACAAATATAAGTCGTATGATGCTAGAGGTAGGGCTAAAAAGAAAATAGGATTTAGTACGGACTCAAAGTCAAGACCATTGATGATTAACGGATTTAGAGAAAAGTTTGAAGAAGGACAGGTACTTATTAATAGTAAATATTTACTAAAGGAAATGAATGTATTTGTATCTATAGATGGTAAAAATCAAGCACAGAAGAATTTCCACGATGATACAGTAATGGCTACTGCTATGGCTTTAATTGGTATGGATGCAGGAATTTATTATAAGAGTTAA